The following proteins are encoded in a genomic region of uncultured Hyphomonas sp.:
- the flgA gene encoding flagellar basal body P-ring formation chaperone FlgA, protein MMSILALSFGMMTAFAGSSSLVAAEVIRAGDPITAYNATTEDGGNASGDPLVGREVLRTVYAGKPITFENTRAPMVVRRNQVVSVRYIKGGLEITASGRALGDAGVNEPVTVLNQQSKQMVQGIVQESGWVLAQ, encoded by the coding sequence ATGATGTCCATTCTCGCGCTCAGCTTCGGAATGATGACGGCTTTTGCCGGCTCATCTTCTCTCGTAGCGGCAGAAGTGATCCGCGCCGGCGATCCGATCACTGCATACAATGCAACGACCGAAGATGGCGGGAACGCTTCCGGAGATCCGTTGGTCGGCCGCGAAGTGCTGCGGACAGTTTATGCCGGTAAGCCGATCACCTTTGAGAATACGCGGGCGCCTATGGTCGTCCGGCGTAATCAGGTCGTCTCAGTCAGATACATCAAGGGTGGACTGGAGATCACGGCGTCCGGCCGGGCCTTGGGAGACGCGGGCGTCAATGAGCCCGTGACGGTCTTGAACCAGCAATCAAAGCAAATGGTGCAGGGCATCGTTCAGGAAAGCGGGTGGGTATTGGCACAATGA
- a CDS encoding flagellar hook capping FlgD N-terminal domain-containing protein: MSDVSGATTQTIGSEFNAFIKLLTAQIRNQDPLSPMDSTQFVDQLATFSTLEQQVASNTHLESIAGMIGGLHSSILAGQWLGETVAVDTSWAPYAGEGVDFVVDIPESTHETLLKVRDSNGNEIWSKTLDPEASQYTWNGETSNGDQLAEDGVYQLEIQMYKDGELQRTTSPRLIGTVTGVTADENGTMLLETSLNLTTEMANVEKYSR, encoded by the coding sequence ATGTCCGACGTTTCAGGCGCCACAACCCAGACAATCGGCAGTGAATTCAATGCCTTCATCAAACTTCTGACTGCGCAGATCAGGAACCAGGACCCATTGTCTCCAATGGACTCGACGCAGTTCGTCGACCAGCTTGCGACCTTTTCGACGCTGGAACAGCAGGTCGCCTCGAACACGCACCTGGAAAGTATCGCTGGCATGATCGGCGGCCTCCATTCCAGCATTCTCGCCGGTCAGTGGCTCGGGGAAACGGTCGCTGTCGATACATCCTGGGCACCCTACGCGGGTGAAGGGGTGGACTTCGTCGTGGACATTCCAGAATCGACCCATGAAACCTTGCTGAAGGTGCGGGATTCAAACGGCAACGAAATCTGGTCGAAGACGCTGGACCCGGAAGCGAGCCAGTACACCTGGAATGGCGAAACCTCCAATGGAGACCAGCTCGCCGAAGACGGCGTCTACCAACTTGAAATCCAGATGTACAAGGACGGTGAACTTCAGCGGACGACTTCCCCCCGCCTGATCGGTACTGTGACCGGCGTTACCGCTGATGAGAACGGGACGATGCTGCTTGAGACATCGCTGAACCTGACGACCGAAATGGCAAACGTCGAAAAGTACAGCCGTTAA
- a CDS encoding flagellar basal body L-ring protein FlgH, which yields MNAVTEPNPSLWATSPNALLSMRRAKAVGDLLTVVVEMDDQASLKSSLSRSSGSSEDMSIDALLGLPDILNNALPGSASVSPAIDFQRNSNMAGNGAVNRAEKVTFTLAARVVGVEPNGNLIIQGYQQTRVSNEIRYLSVSGVIRAQDITRTNTVTYDKIADAQLSYVNQGDTTGPNGRKAVPKFLDKVLPF from the coding sequence ATGAACGCGGTCACTGAACCCAACCCGTCACTTTGGGCAACGTCTCCGAACGCGTTGCTCAGCATGCGCCGTGCAAAGGCCGTGGGTGACCTGCTGACGGTCGTTGTAGAAATGGATGACCAGGCAAGCCTCAAAAGTTCTCTGTCCCGCAGCAGCGGGTCGAGCGAGGACATGAGTATCGATGCGCTCCTCGGGCTGCCGGACATTCTGAACAATGCCTTGCCTGGCTCGGCCAGCGTCTCTCCGGCGATCGACTTCCAGCGTAATTCGAACATGGCCGGCAATGGCGCGGTCAACCGGGCTGAAAAAGTGACGTTTACACTTGCGGCGCGTGTTGTTGGTGTCGAACCCAACGGGAACTTAATCATTCAGGGGTATCAGCAGACACGGGTCAGTAACGAGATCCGATATCTGAGCGTCTCGGGCGTCATTCGCGCCCAGGACATTACCCGGACCAACACTGTAACGTATGACAAGATCGCCGATGCCCAGCTTTCCTATGTCAATCAGGGTGACACAACCGGTCCCAACGGGCGCAAGGCCGTGCCGAAATTCCTCGACAAGGTGTTGCCTTTCTAG